gcctgggttcgatccctggtcgggaactaagatcccatgtacaacaactaagcccacatgcctcaactactgagcccggcgTGCTCTAGAgtgtgcatgccgcaactagagaaaccggtgtgccacaacaaagacccagcacagcctaaataaataaataataataaataaattttttaaaaataagttttataattttagattttacatttaagtctatgatccattttttaaattgaagtatagttgatttacaacgttgtgttagtttttggtgtacaacaaaatgattcagttatacatatatacgaatatatatagtttttttttctttttcttttctatacattctttttcagattctttttcactatagttcattacaagatattgaatatagttccctgtgcaacagtaggtccttgttgtttacctattttatatatagtactgtgtatattttaatcccaaactcctaatttatcccccctccttcccctttggtaaacataagattgctttctatgtctgtgagtctgcttctgttttgtaaataagttcatttgtatcatttttttagattccacgtatgtggtatcaaatgatatttgtgtttgtctgacttacttcacttagaatgataatctctaggtccatccatattgctgcaaatggcattatttcattctttcttatggctgagtaatagtccattgtatatgtatataccacatctttttcattcatctgtcgatggacacttaggtttcttacATGTCTTGGtgattgtgaatagtgctgctatgaacattggggtgcgtgtatcttttttcGAATTAGaggttttgtcttttctggatacatgcccaggagtggggttgctggatcatatggcaactctatttttagtttttttggggggggctgtggtgggtcttcattgttgcacgcgggctttctttagttgcggcgagtgggagctactcttcattgtggtgcacgggcttctcattgcgatggcttctcgtttttttttttttaaagagaatttttttaaaatttatttcttttatttttggctgtgttgagtattcgttgctgcgcgcagactttagttgcggcgagtgggggctactctccgttgtgatgcgcgggcttctcattgtggtggcttctcttgctgcagagcacgggctctaggcgcacgggcttcagtagttgtggcacgtgggctcagtagttgtggcgcacgggcttagttgctctgcggcatgtgggatcttcccggaccagggctggaacccgtgtcccctgcattggcaggcagatttttaacccctgcaccactagggaagtcccacaatggcttctcttgttgcggagcacgggctctaggcacgcggggttcagtagctgtggcactcaggcttcagcagttgtggcttgcggggtctagagcgcaagctcagtagttgtggctcacgagcttagttgctccatagcatgtgggatctttccagaccaggaatggaacccatTTCTCCTGCATttgtaggcggattcttaaccactgcgccacccaggaaaccctatttttatttttttaaggaatctccatactgttctccatagtggctgcaccaatttatattcccaccaacagtgtcggagggttcccttttctccacaccctctccagcatttattatttgtaggccttttgatgatggccattctgactggtgtgaggtgatacctcattgtagttttgatttgcatgtctgtAATAATTAGCGACGTTGAGCAtatgatccttttttaaaaaccaggcTGCCTGCCTCTTTCCACCGCCCTCTGTCTGGATGGGTTACTAAATTCCTATTAGTTCTGGTCCTGCCCCAGGTCTTCCCAGACCTGGGGACTGGTCCTGAGTGTGCCACACCAGGGTAGAGGCGGGAGGCCATGGCAGGGAGAGAAGCCAGTGTGGGCCCTGCCCCGGCCAGACTTAATCATGCTGGACACTGAGCTGGGTCAGGATGATGGCAGAGCAGAGCTCTAGGTCCAGAAGAGAGCTTGGGGCTGACTGAGACTGAGTCACCAGGCTCTGCCCCAAGGCAGGGTGTTGGGGTCAGGGCTCAGAGTGACTGCTCTCTGCCTGCGctccctcctggcctccctcctggcctccaAGTGTGGGAGGATTCCAGAGGAGATGCAGCCCCTGTGGTCCCAAGACCTGGAGCAAGAAATCCCAAGAAGAGGATGCAGAGAAGAGAGGGGGTAGAGAGAGAAGGATAGGAGGTAACGGAGGGGAAAGTTGGGgcagaagaggcagggaagggatgAAGAGGGATAAggagagaagcaagaggaaagagaggtcGGGGGGGTGGACAGGGGAAAAGAGACCAGTGAGGGGAAAGGGGATAAAGGGGCAGATGGGACATAGAAGAGGATCTGCCAGATGCTAGCCGACTTCTACCCTGAAGCTGCACAGTCAAGGCTGGAAGGTCCTaatgtgagtgtgtttgtgtggagtgcgtgtgtgtgtgtgtgcttgtgtgtgtgtgtgtgtgtgtgtgtgtgtgtgtgtgtgtgtacatgtgcctGTCTATGGTCCAGTCAGCTGGGTTTGTGTttctctgggtgtgtctgtgctTCCCAATGTGTATCTCAGGGTCTGTATCTCTGACTGTGGTCAAAGATCACCGGGCATGTcccaaacaatttttttattgtctgtttgtctggctctgtgtgtgtggttGGTGTGGCTGTTTTCGCGGGGGAGAGGGGATGTACCTAGGGTTTCCGTGGGCTCTGTCTCTCATGCTGGCTGAGTGGCCCAAATGGGGATGCTTAGTTTCCTCCTGGACTGACAGTACCGGGCCCCCGTCTCTGCTGGGTCTGGGGTGATGTTGTCCCCTCCACGCAGGCACATAAGCCACAGCCTTGGATGAGATAGGCTGGGAATTCCTGAAGCTGTTTGTGCCTCAGCCTCCCAGGATGTAAACGGGGACGAGAACTGCGGTCACCCTTGGAGCATCCccttttgcctctctctctcactcttctctCCGTGACTCTcaatgtttctctctctctctccatcgtTCTGCTGTCCCTCTTTCTCTTGCTATCTTGTCCACCCATGTCTTTCCCCCTCTCTGCCTTTATTTCCATCCTTCTGCCAGATCCCCaacccagcctctccacggcccGGACAGtggcccttcccctccccgcccccaggtcGCCCTGTCAGTAGTTCTATCTAGAATCGTGCTGGCCCAAGATCGCTTCCCGACAGGATCTGTCCCTTTTCTGGGGTGGATCTGCCCACAACTTAGGGTCCGGGAACTGGTCCCCCACCCTcctgtcctctcccctctccacccccaaagACGGAGACGCACGCTAGCCAATGCCTTTAAGACCATTTATTTTTCGTGCTGCGAGGGCGGGGTTGGGGTGAGGGCGCCTCAGTAGACGCCGGGCTGGGCGGGCTCAGCGGGCCCCGGCGCCCCCGCCAACTGCACCAGCCGCAGCAGCAAGGCCCCGCTCGGCCCGTCCAGAAGGGTCGCGTTGCTCAGGTCGCTGGCCCGGGCGCGTCGTGGGAAGCTGGCGCCCTCCCGGCACTCGGGCTCCGTCACGCAGCTCTCTGCGGGCAGCATGGGCTGAGCGCGCGGCGCGGGGGCGCAACAAGgtgcccaggccccgcccccgccaggccCAGGTTGGAccggcccccggcccggccccagcGCCCCGCCCGCCCTCAGCCGCCCCGGCCCCTCACCGTCGTTGCAGCAGATGCCGGCGGCGGCGCAGCGGCCCCCGCTCCCGCACGGCTTCTGGCCCGACTGGCAGGGCGACGGCAGGTAGTTCTCCTCCTGGCAGCGCAGCGCCTCGGCCGTGCCCACGAGGCAGCCCAGCTCGTCCCCGCAGCAGATGCTGGGCCCGAAGCAGCGGCCTTTGCCCCCGGGGCCGCAGGGGAGACACTGGCGGGAGGGCGGGGGTgagccgggggcggggaggggcccgGGCCCGGGAGGGAGACCCTGCGGGGCGGGGGTGCTGAGCCGAGTGGGGGAGGACAAGGCAGAGGAGCGCCGGAGGTTCGGGGTCTCCCTGGCGCTCTTTGGGCCCCAGAAGTGGTCGAAGGAGGGGACTCAAAAGCTACTCAGCTGCCTTGGTTTTCAGGTGACTAAGAAACAGCTCTCAGTGACAGCCCTCAGCATCCTCCCTCTTCGTTGAGGGAGGGGTCCCGCATGGGCTGCATGCGAGAGACCTTCCTTCTCAGCTTTGGGGCCTCCGGGTGTGCACCCCTCTCTCAGCTGCCCACTACCCTCCCCTTAATGCAGACCTTCCTCCTCTGGCCGTGTTGCTCCAGCTCCATCTCTAGCATGTACCCCCTctccacacccaccccaccccgtgcAGGGAGGTCCCCTGCCCCACTCCAGAATACACTCAGGCCCTTCTTCCCATGTCCTGTTCCCTCTCTGGCCTTACCCTGCCCCTCAAGCCAGTGGGCCTCACTGGGGCCCTGACCTCTGCTCACTCACCTATGGACTGACCCTGTGGGTGACAGGGACATGAGCCCTAGAGGAGGGCATGAGGCACCTAGGTGACTCCAGCTTCCAAAGTTGCCAAGCAGAGGGAGGGGTTGTTTGTGGGGGCTGCCCACCTACCCACCCTAGTTTGTTCAGCACCTCAAAACTGGCCACCTGTGGCCTTGGCAGAATTGAGCATGGTGATTGGATTTCCTTTAGCTCTGCTGAAGGTGGAATAAGAGGGAATCACTGGACATTCAGCATGAAAGAATTGGGCTAGGTACCCAGCAGAACTTCCTTACAGGATACTTGGGTGGCACCTCCCACTCAGGCAAGCTCAGGGCAATGgccagcttctgggggctggggagctggggccCATGGCTAGGAGAGGCCAGGAGTTGAACAGGGAAACCCTCAAGTGCTGGAGAAGACAGAGCCTCCGAAGCTCCAGCTAGTCCTGGAGGAGAGGCCGCCATGGGCACAGAGGAGGTCTTGCCATCCAGTTCTCCCTGATCCAGCACCGAGTCCAGTTACTGGGGAAACCTCTCCTTCCTGCATCCCTTCTCTGCATGGGGACAGTGTTCAGGAAGTCCTGCAGCCCGTCCTAGCCCGCCCGACAGCCTGGTCCCCTCTGTCTGGCCATGCCAAGCCTCCCCTTCTTCTGTTGGGCACTTCCCCTAAAGCCTGCCTCTCCCACGACTTCCCTTCCTAGCCCCTGCACTGTGGTGCCATCCCTGGGCCTCTGCCCCGGCCCAGTAGCCCTGAGATGGGCCACGGTCATACCTGTCTCAGCTCCAGGTCAGACGTGGCCCTCTTGCCGCCCCTTGGGCAGTTCTGGAAGTAGCAAGCGGAGGTGAAGGCCAGCAGGCCGAGGAAGAAGGCAGGCAGTGTGGCGTCGGGCATCCTGGCACAGGTGGGCACAGTCTGCAATGCTGCTCTGTGGACTGTGCTGTGCTGCCTTCGCTGGCTGCCTATTTATGTCTGCAGGTGTTCCCTCTGAGGTGACGTggccaccacccccctccccagtggCTCCCCAGGAGCCCATGGCCGCCAGGTCCCAGTCGTCAGCAGTGATTCAGGCATCTGGGGACGCACGTGGACCTGTGCAGGGgacggtgggggaggggtgccagCCTCTGGGCTGTCATTGGCAGCGGTGTGGCTGCGGTGTGACAGGAGCTGCTGTGACTATAACTGTGACTCTCTGGActcagggagagagacagatgtGGGGGGGGCGGTCACCTGGAGACTGTCTCCAAGCATTCTGGTGCCCAGAAGAGGCTGGGGGTCAACAGGCCCTGTCCCCCCGACACAGACCccagagaagggggcaggggggACACGAGGGGCTGCTGTGTAAGGAGCAGGTCAGGCACCAGCCCAGGAGTGATGAGCAGGGGACAGTCGGTATGCAGGACCGCATCAGGAGCATTAGTCCTGTGAGAGGACAAGTGACTAAGAACGGCACACACTCGAGGTGGTGCAGACAGAGGCCTTTGTACCGGCTGCACTAGGACAGAAAGTGCTGCCTGCAACCTCGTATAATGGAGGCAAGAGACCAACATGGAATCAAGGGGTCATTCCCACTTGGTGGGTGGGGCAGGTTCCCGGGGGGAGCTGGGGATGCtcccacaccccccacacacccacaccaGGGTCCAAAGACCCAGGGACTGGGGACCTTGGGGACAGCTTCTTGGCATGTCCCCATCACTCCCCTTCCAGGCAGGAGCATGGGGTAAGGGGAGCATCTATGGGGGAATGAGGAAATCCGGACCCAGTAAAGTTCAAAGGTCAGGGGGTAAACTGACAGCCAGTTTGCCCCAATTCCTACCCTGACCAGGACGCTAGTTTGTGGGGACCAGAGCAGGTACCAGCTCAGGCCTGGGGCCTCAGGGGGCTTTGAGGCTCGGGGAGGGGCAGAGCCACAGCCAAATGGGCCCAGCCTGAGAAGCAGCCTTCGGTTTATGACCCCAGGCTGGTGGGTTTAAGGGATGGAAGTCTCCCTCCCTGGGCTGCCTGAGTGGCCCTCTGGTCCTTGAATCCAAGCCAGCCACCCTGCACCGCTCAGGCTCTGCACAGCCCCCAGCTCACCCAGCCCCCAGACTCTTGGCCTCCTCTCCAGGGTGCTGCCGGGAAGCTCCAGCTGCTATCCTGTCAACCAAGTGCAGTgcagggtcccaggtcccagagaTGGGGGGCTGTGAGGATGCTGGAGCCCAGCAGCCTGTTGAAATCTGGCCCCTGTTCCTCAAAACATCATGACTCGGGTAgatcacttgacctctctgtgcctcatttttctccagtgtgaagtGGGGAAGATACTTGCACCCACATCACCAGGTTGTCGTGAGGACTGAGATAATGTAATGCAGGAGAGATTTGGAAAAGTGCCTGCACCATTGTAAAGTTAATTAATAGTAGTATTGTAGTAATATTAATGCCATTATTCTTAATAAGACCTTAAGAGATTTCTTCCAGAGAGAGTAGTTTCCTGAGTTAATGCAGGATAAACGTTTTCATTCCGTTCACGGCCTAGAAATAAACTTGGTCTGGACATTGCCCTCCTGAGACTCTGCGTTGTGGGGCAGACTGAGAGGGGCAGCCAGAGGCCTGGCTTAGGCCAGCTGTGCCTTGGCCCAGCACCTTGCCCTCTCTGCACTTTTGGTCTGAGTTACCAACTGAAAACTGAAGGAGCTACAGGAAGTGAAGGGCTCAAGCTCTGGTACAAGCTGTGTCCTGACTAGCCGTGTGTACCTGAATCACCATTCTAAGACTTGCCTCCCATACCAGGGCCCTTTGAAGATCCCAAATCCCACCTCCACACAGATACCAGAGGGCCTGCTTCTCCCAATACCACCTTCTTGGAACCCACACTGGCTGGAAAAAGTCCCGTTACTGTGCTGACTGGCTGCATTTCCAGTATAACACCTCACAGGTCACGTGGACCCTGAGGACACCCCCACCCCTTCTTCACTTCCCTTATATGTTCTCTTTCCAAAACTACTTTTTCACACCTTTGCCACCCTTACATCTTCTGCAGCTTAGCTCATGATCTTGCTTCAGTGTCACTTAGAAAGAGGGGATTAACTCTTTTACCAGTCCTTCCCCACCACCCATCACAGTACCCTCCCACACCATTTTCTTGATATAATAATGTCATAATGGTTAGGTCACTATTACGAGTTAGACTGCAAGCTAAACCTCCAAGCTAAACCATATGGTATATTATGATGACCTTTCCATCGCTGAACAACTTTTTGTGTTCCCTAGAGTTAGTGATCacctttgtttttcattgttgtcCAACTGCCATTTTTATCCAGAAGTCAACATTTACTCTTCAACTCACTCCACTCAGGCTTCTGCCCAAACCAGTGCACTGAAACTCCTGTTATCAAGGTCATAAACTACCTCTGTATTACCAAATTTGGTGGTCATGTCCATGTCCTCATTTTACATTATCCCTTAGTAGCATTCAACATGGTGGAgcagttgtctttttttctttttgccatgtcttgtggcttgcaggatcttagttcctcaaccagggattgaacctgggccccagcagtgaaattgccgagtcctaaccactggatagCCAGAGAATTCTGCACTTgtcctttttaaatatatgcttttaaaatccaCCACACTGGATgttctttctcagtctccttttctgGCTCTACCTCTTTGACCTTGACTTCTAAATGTTGGAGTATCCCAGGACTCAGTCCTgtgtcccttctcttctcttctcttcttaggTGATTGCTTCTAACCCcataattttatatactttctACAAACTAATGATTCTCAAATTCATACCTCCATCCTCGGCCTCTCCCCCAAGTGCCCAATGACAACTCCCCTTGGATATTCAATAGGCCTTTCCAACTTAACATGGTCAACTCCTGATTCTTCGCTGCTCCCCTGCTCTCTCCCAGGGTTCTCCAGCCCTGCAATCATACCACCATCCAGCCAGCTGGTCCTCCCAGAACCTGGGACTCACCCTGATCCATTGCTTTCCCTCACTCTTTGTTAGTCCTACCTCTAAAATCTATCTCAAACTATCTGCTTCTTTCCATCCCTGCTTTGGAATTTCAGAGCCTGCTGTCTCCTTGTCCTAAAAGGCTTGCCTACCCTCACCTATCCCTGGGGTTCACCTTGTTGCTTTAAAGTGTCATCTCCCAAGAGGAGCCTTCCCTGAGCACCCACGTGGAGCATACCTCACACCTAGCTCAGTTATTTTCTAAGTTGG
This region of Physeter macrocephalus isolate SW-GA chromosome 14, ASM283717v5, whole genome shotgun sequence genomic DNA includes:
- the AVP gene encoding vasopressin-neurophysin 2-copeptin, which encodes MPDATLPAFFLGLLAFTSACYFQNCPRGGKRATSDLELRQCLPCGPGGKGRCFGPSICCGDELGCLVGTAEALRCQEENYLPSPCQSGQKPCGSGGRCAAAGICCNDESCVTEPECREGASFPRRARASDLSNATLLDGPSGALLLRLVQLAGAPGPAEPAQPGVY